One Archocentrus centrarchus isolate MPI-CPG fArcCen1 chromosome 14, fArcCen1, whole genome shotgun sequence DNA window includes the following coding sequences:
- the taf1 gene encoding transcription initiation factor TFIID subunit 1 isoform X1 translates to MSDSDSDDDQDRPFSITGFLFGNINEDGQLEDDSVLDNESKKHLAGLGTLGLGSLITEITANEDDDKEENRDPASVDAEGWVKSTEDAVDYSDISEVAEDETKKYRQAMGSLQPSRKTDDEDDYDADCEDIDSKLMPPPPPPTLPTSKKEEPSTQSSNAVGEDGDGIILPSIIAPSSTGDKIDFSSSSDSESETDRPCQGSGAGGPADRLTLPLAGIMQKDAAKALPSVTELFPEFRPGRVLRFLRLFGPGKNVPSVWRSARRKKKRKHRDPQPGTPPPEGEPLEQSQEKKSGWIYEYPAPPPPEQCLSDDEITMMAPVESKFSQTCGDGDKEMESRPKVAEWRYGPAQLWYDMLGVPEDGSNFNYGFKLKEQQSSEPQKPDTPTEITEISQEVQVQEDNNDADDNEDDEAKDRKALENELFLMVTQLQWEDDIIWNGEDVKHKSTKTQRASLAGWLPSSMTRNANAYNAQQGLTRSNSQLVPPTPPPMPKAASISGSKRDKNSHDNQASQEEDCPWFSIFPIDNEELVYGRWEDNIIWDDQEMDQMLEPPVLTLDPNDENIILEIPDEKEETTSHSPSKENKKETAIKKSRILLGKTGVIKDEPQQNMSQPEVKDPWNLSNDEFYYPKQQGLRGTFGGNIIQHSIPALELRQPFFPTHMGPMKLRQFHRQTLKKYSFGALAQPGPHPAQPLLKHIKKKAKMREQERQASGGGDMFFMRTPQDLTGKDGDLILAEYSEEYPPLIMQVGMATKIKNYYKRKPGKDPGAPDCKYGETVYCHTSPFLGSLHPGQLLQAFENNLFRAPIYLHKMPETDFLVIRTRHGYYIREIVDIFVVGQECPLFEVPGPNSKRANTHIRDFLQVFIYRLFWKSKDRPRRIRMEDIKKAFPSHSESSIRKRLKLCADFKRTDRNLSIERALYACYGFYPKGMDSNWWVLKPDFRLPTEEEIRAMVSPEQCCAYYSMLVAEQRLKDAGYGEKSFFAPEEENEEDFQMKIDDEVRTAPWNTTRAFISAMKGKCLLEVTGVADPTGCGEGFSYVKVPNKPTQQKDDKEPQPVKKTVTGTDADLRRLSLKNAKQLLRKFGVPEEEIKKLSRWEVIDVVRTMSTEQARSGEGPMSKFARGSRFSVAEHQERYKEECQRIFDLQNKVLESTEVLSTDTDSSSAEDSDFEEMGKNIENMLQNKKTSSQLSREREEQERKELQRMLMGEESDRDKGRKERRKGLSSSLSTSSHKDDDTSSVTSLNSSATGRRLKIYRTFRDEDGKEYVRCETVRKAAVIDAYTRIRTTKDDEFIRKFALFDEQHREEMRKERRRIQEQLRRLKRNQEKDKIKGPPEKKTKKVKERPDLKVKLKCGACGAIGHMRTNKFCPLYYQTNAPPSNPVAMTEEQEEELEKTVIHNDNEELIKVEGTKIVLGKQLIESADEVRRKSLVLKFPKQQLPPKKKRRVGSAVHCDYLNKPHKAIHRRRTDPMVTLSSVLESIINDMRDHPNTYPFHTPVNAKVVKDYYKIITRPMDLQTLRENVRKRMYPSREEFREAVELIVKNSATYNGAKHPITQVAQSMLDLCDAKLKEKGDRLVRLEKAINPLLDDDDQVAFSFILDNIVTQKMMAVPDSWPFHQPVNKKFVPDYYKVIVNPMDLETVRKNISKHKYQNRDTFLSDVSYIHTNSIKYNGSDSPYTKTALEIVNVCKQTLAEYDEHLTQLEKDISTAKEAALDAADLESLDPMTPGPYTPQPADLFDSGASGSVPREPSSLFSEGPLVGAPEKRVGQGRHSRRPGEEESDVDIEGFDEEDDGKPKTPAPAEDAEGDLEDEDDDEEMLLPPRRRLHDQDDDEEEEEEEGRSNRPAQASVLYQDLLMSDGEDDASEEEGDNPFSSIQLSESGSDSDREVDVRPAPPRRTQETARMGMEQDESMMSYEGDGPDGPHMEDSNVSYGSYEETESRSQMPPSSLGNGEEYGISEEEEEDEEDEARRRGPAVLSQVQLSEDEESEEFRSVGGDSDMDSDN, encoded by the exons ATGTCAGACTCGGACAGTGACGACGACCAAGATCGCCCCTTTTCTATAACTGGCTTCCTCTTTGGAAACATCAATGAAGACGGACAGCTAGAAGATGACAGTGTTCTGGACAAC GAGTCCAAAAAACATCTAGCTGGTTTGGGGACTCTGGGTCTGGGCTCACTTATTACGGAGATCACTGCCAATGAGGATGACGATAAGGAGGAAAACAGAGACCCTGCTAGCGTGGATGCAGAAG GTTGGGTGAAAAGCACTGAGGATGCAGTTGATTATTCTGACATCAGCGAAGTTGCTGAGGATGAGACAAAGAAATACCGGCAGGCCATGGGGTCTCTGCAGCCCAGCAGGAAAACAG ATGATGAGGATGACTATGATGCAGATTGTGAGGATATTGACTCCAAACTCatgccccctccaccaccaccaactcTTCCTACATCTAAAAAAGAGGAACCCTCCACTCAGAGCTCAAATG CAGTTGGGGAAGATGGTGATGGTATCATCCTGCCTTCCATCATTGCTCCATCTTCTACGGGAGACAAGATTGACTTCAGCAGTTCCTCAGACTCTGAGTCAGAAACTGACCGTCCCTGTCAGGGTTCAGGTGCCGGTGGCCCTGCTGACAGGCTCACTCTCCCTCTTGCTGGGATCATGCAGAAAGATGCCGCCAAAGCATTGCCAAGTGTCACAGAGCTCTTCCCAGAGTTTAGGCCTGGAAGG gtgcttcGGTTCTTACGCTTGTTTGGTCCTGGAAAGAACGTGCCATCAGTTTGGAGGAGTGCCCGCAGGAAAAAGAAGCGAAAACACAGAGACCCTCAGCCTGGGACACCTCCTCCAGAAGGAGAACCCTTAGAGCAAAGCCAGGAGAAGAAATCTGGATGGATTTATGAGTATCCCGCCCCTCCACCTCCGGAGCAATGTCTTTCTGATGATGAG ATAACCATGATGGCTCCAGTAGAATCAAAGTTTTCACAAACTTGTGGTGATGGGGACAAGGAGATGGAATCTCGGCCTAAAGTAGCAGAATGGAGATATGGTCCAGCCCAGCTCTGGTACGACATGCTCGGGGTTCCTGAGGATGGAAGCAATTTTAACTATGGGTTCAAGCTTAAAGAACAGCAATCCAGTGAGCCTCAGAAGCCGGATACACCTACTGAAATAACAGAGATTTCCCAAGAG GTTCAGGTTCAGGAGGATAACAACGATGCAGatgataatgaagatgatgaagctAAAGACAGAAAAGCCCTGGAGAATGAACTCTTCCTCATGGTCACTCAGCTGCAATGGGAGGATGATATAATTTGGAATGGAGAAGATGTTAAACACAAGAGTACCAAGACTCAGCGAGCCAGCCTGGCAGGATGGCTACCCTCTAGCATGACCCGTAATGCTAATGCTTACAATGCACAGCAGG GTCTGACAAGAAGTAATTCCCAGCTGGTGCCACCTACACCTCCACCCATGCCCAAAGCTGCTTCGATTTCTGGCTCAAAGCGAGACAAAAACAGCCACGATAATCAAG CCTCTCAGGAAGAAGACTGTCCTTGGTTCTCCATTTTTCCCATTGATAATGAAGAGTTGGTATACGGACGCTGGGAAGACAACATTATCTGGGATGACCAGGAGATGGATCAAATGCTTGAGCCACCTGTTCTTACACTGGATCCCAATGATGAGAACATAATTCTAG AAATTCCTGATGAAAAGGAGGAGACGACCTCCCACTCGCCATCAAAAGAGAATAAGAAAGAAACCGCAATCAAGAAGAGCCGCATCCTGCTGGGGAAAACGGGCGTGATAAAAGATGAGCCACAGCAA AACATGTCCCAACCTGAGGTCAAAGATCCCTGGAATCTGTCCAATGATGAGTTCTACTATCCCAAACAGCAAGGCCTGAGGGGAACCTTTGGTGGCAACATCATTCAG CACTCCATCCCAGCCCTGGAACTGCGGCAGCCCTTCTTCCCCACTCACATGGGGCCCATGAAGCTTCGCCAGTTCCATCGTCAGACTCTGAAGAAGTACTCGTTTGGAGCTTTGGCTCAGCCAGGTCCCCACCCTGCTCAGCCTCTGCTTAAACACATAAAGAAGAAAGCCAAG ATGCGAGAGCAAGAGCGGCAggcatcaggaggaggagacatgTTCTTCATGCGAACCCCGCAAGACTTGACAGGCAAAGATGGAGATCTGATCCTGGCAGAATACAGTGAAGAATACCCTCCTCTCATCATGCAAGTTGGCATGGCAACTAAAATCAAGAACTACTACAAAAGG AAACCTGGAAAAGATCCTGGAGCACCTGATTGTAAATATGGAGAGACTGTGTACTGTCACACATCCCCTTTCCTTGGTTCTCTGCATCCTGGACAGCTTCTCCAG GCATTTGAGAACAACCTCTTCCGTGCCCCAATCTACCTTCACAAGATGCCTGAGACTGATTTCTTGGTTATACGAACACGACATGGCTACTACATTAGAGAGATTGTAGATATTTTTGTAGTTGGTCAGGAGTGCCCCTTGTTTGAAGTTCCAGGGCCGAACTCCAAACGAGCCAATACTCACATCAGAGACTTCCTGCAG GTGTTCATTTATCGCTTGTTCTGGAAGAGCAAAGATCGGCCACGGAGAATCCGTATGGAGGATATAAAGAAAGCTTTTCCCTCACACTCAGAAAGCAGCATCAGGAAACGACTTAAACTGTGTGCTGACTTCAAACGTACAG ACAGAAATCTGAGCATTGAAAGAGCTTTATACGCCTGCTATGGATTTTACCCCAAAG GGATGGACTCAAACTGGTGGGTGCTGAAGCCTGATTTCAGACTGCCAACAGAAGAAGAGATCAGGGCCATGGTTTCTCCAGAGCAGTGCTGTGCTTACTACAGCATGCTGGTAGCAGAGCAAAGGCTCAAG GATGCTGGATATGGTGAGAAATCCTTCTTTGCTCCAGAGGAGGAGAACGAAGAGGACTTTCAAATGAAGATTGATGATGAG GTGCGGACAGCTCCTTGGAACACAACAAGAGCCTTCATTTCTGCTATGAAGGGGAAGTGCTTGTTAGAGGTTACAGGTGTGGCTGATCCTACAGGCTGTGGAGAAGGTTTCTCCTATGTGAAAGTGCCCAACAAGCCTACTCAACAGAAG GACGATAAAGAGCCGCAGCCGGTGAAGAAGACAGTGACAGGGACAGATGCTGATCTGAGGAGGCTCTCGCTGAAGAATGCCAAGCAGCTGCTGCGCAAGTTTGGTGTACCAGAGGAGGAG aTCAAGAAACTGTCACGCTGGGAAGTTATTGATGTGGTGAGGACCATGTCCACGGAGCAAGCACGCTCAGGAGAGGGACCCATGAGCAAGTTTGCCAGAGGCTCTCGTTTTTCTGTAGCTGAACACCAGGAACGTTACAAGGAAGAGTGCCAGAGAATCTTTGACTTGCAGAACAA AGTGCTGGAGTCGACAGAGGTGCTctccacagacacagacagcagTTCAGCAGAGGATAGTGACTTTGAGGAGATGGGTAAGAACATTGAGAACATGCTGCAGAACAAGAAGACCAGCTCCCAACTTTCCCGTGAGAGGGAAGAGCAGGAGAGGAAGGAGCTGCAGAGGATGCTGATGGGTGAGGAGAGCGATCGTGACAAGGGCCGCAAGGAGCGGCGTAAAGGCCTGT cCAGTTCACTGTCAACCAGTTCCCACAAAGATGACGACACGTCCTCCGTCACCAGCCTGAACTCCTCGGCCACAGGACGCCGACTGAAGATTTATCGCACATTCAGAGATGAGGATGGCAAGGAGTATGTCCGGTGTGAAACAGTGCGGAAGGCTGCAGTCATTGATGCCTACACCAGGATCAGAACCACCAAGGATGATGAATTTAT acGAAAGTTTGCCCTCTTTGATGAGCAGCACAGAGAAGAGATGAGGAAGGAACGTCGGCGTATTCAGGAGCAGCTGAGGAGGCTGAAGAGAAACCAAGAGAAGGATAAGATCAAGGGTCCTCCAGAGAAGAAGACCAAGAAGGTCAAAGAGAGACCAGACCTCAAGGTAAAA CTAAAGTGCGGCGCATGTGGAGCCATTGGACACATGAGGACCAATAAGTTCTGTCCACTTTATTATCAAACCAATGCCCCACCCTCCAACCCAGTCGCCATgacagaggagcaggaggaggagctggaaaaGACAGTCATCCACAATGACAATGAGGAGTTGATCAAGGTGGAGGGCACTAAAATTGTCCTGGGCAAACAGCTCATCGAAAG TGCTGATGAAGTGCGCAGAAAGTCTTTGGTGCTCAAGTTCCCCAAACAACAGCTGccaccaaagaagaagagacGCGTAGGCAGTGCAGTCCATTGTGACTACCTCAAT AAACCCCACAAGGCCATCCACCGCAGACGCACGGACCCCATGGTGACCTTGTCCTCTGTGCTAGAAAGCATCATCAATGACATGCGGGATCACCCTAAT ACATACCCGTTCCACACACCAGTCAATGCTAAGGTTGTGAAGGACTACTATAAGATCATCACACGGCCCATGGACCTGCAAACACTAAGGGAGAATGTACGCAAGCGGATGTACCCATCAAGGGAGGAGTTCCGTGAAGCAGTGGAGCTTATTGTCAAAAACAGCGCCACCTACAATG GGGCAAAACACCCAATAACACAAGTTGCACAGTCCATGCTGGATCTGTGTGATGCTAAACTGAAAGAG AAGGGGGACAGGCTGGTGAGGCTGGAGAAAGCCATCAACCCTctgcttgatgatgatgatcaggtGGCCTTCTCCTTCATCTTGGACAACATTGTAACCCAGAAAATGATGGCGGTTCCCGAT TCATGGCCGTTTCACCAGCCTGTCAACAAGAAGTTTGTGCCAGATTATTATAAAGTTATTGTGAACCCCATGGATCTGGAGACCGTCCGCAAG AACATCTCCAAACATAAATATCAGAACCGAGACACGTTCCTTTCAGATGTCAGTTACATCCACACCAACAGCATCAAGTACAATG GTTCAGACAGTCCTTACACCAAGACAGCTCTCGAGATTGTTAATGTGTGTAAGCAGACTTTGGCAGAG TATGATGAGCACTTGACACAATTGGAGAAAGACATCTCTACTGCTAAAGAGGCAGCTCTAGATGCAGCAGACTTAGAGAGTCTGGACCCAATGACGCCTGGGCCATACACGCCTCAG CCTGCTGATCTGTTTGACAGCGGGGCTTCGGGGAGTGTGCCCAGAGAGCCCAGCAGCCTTTTCTCTGAGGGACCTCTAGTGGGTGCTCCAGAGAAGAGAGTGGGGCAG GGACGGCACAGCAGAAGACCAGGGGAAGAAGAGTCCGATGTGGACATTGAAGGCTTTGATGAGGAAGACGATGGCAAACCCAAGACTCCTGCTCCT GCAGAGGATGCAGAAGGCGATCTGGAGGACGAGGACGATGACGAGGAGATGTTGCTGCCACCTCGCAGGCGGTTGCATGAccaggatgatgatgaggaggaggaggaagaagagggaagATCTAACCGCCCAGCTCAAGCTAGCGTGCTCTATCAGGACCTACTCATGTCTGACGGAGAGGATGATGCCAGCGAAGAGGAGGGCGACAACCCTTTCTCCT CCATACAACTGTCAGAGAGCGGCAGCGACTCTGACAGAGAGGTTGATGTGCGACCCGCACCTCCACGTAGAACTCAGGAGACTGCTCGGATGGGCATGGAGCAGGACGAGAGCATGATGTCATACGAAGGGGATGGGCCTGATGGGCCACATATGGAAGACAGCAATGTCAG TTACGGCAGctatgaggagacagagagtcGGAGTCAGATGCCGCCGTCTAGTTTGGGAAATGGAGAAGAATACGGCAttagtgaggaggaggaggaagatgaagaagatgaggCACGGAGGAGAGGCCCAGCTGTGCTCTCCCAGGTCCAGCTCAGTGAAGATGAGGAAAGCGAAGAGTTCAGATCTGTTGGGGGAGACAGCGACATGGACTCCGACAATtag